Genomic DNA from Candidatus Nanopelagicales bacterium:
ACGGTTCGCCAGGGCGATGGCGGGCAACTCGGATTCGACTATCAACCGGACTCGGCTCCGCTCTGCGGTCAGCGAGGCCGGATGCGGCTCGCCGTCGTAGAAGGCGCCGTTGGCCCCGAAGAAGTCACTGAACTCCTAGCGTGCCTGAACGACAACGAACGGCTCACCATCGTCGCCCTGGGCATCCTCCCCGGAACCGAAGAACACCTCGCCCAGTTGTCTCGCGGTTCCCGCATCCTCAAAGCGCCACGCGACGTCCTCAACCACCGGAGGCGACGCCGGAACGACAACCTCTGAAACGTAGGGGCCGCCGATATGCGACCCCGTGACTCCCAACGGCTCCCCACGGCAACCCGTCCGACCCCGGCCACGCCTGGAACTCGTCTGGCCCGGCAAAGACCAGTTCCTCCTCACCCCCAGCGACGACAACGGCAAGCCCGTCTGGGTTGAACCCGACCATCCAGCCGCCCACGAGGTTCGCATCTCCGACCTCACCGGCGCATACGGGGCCGTCAACGACACCGACCCGTACGCCGACAGTCTGCTGTTCATCGGTGACGGCCTGGACGTCCTCCGTATCCTCACCGAGGTGCCCGAATACCGGCGGCACTACCGCGGCAAAGTCAAACTCATCTACATCGATCCACCGTTCAATACCGGCCAGACGTTCACCCACTACGACGACTGGATGGAACACTCCACCTGGCTGTCATTTATGCGCGATCGGCTCATCCTGGCGAAGGAACTCCTGGCACCGGACGGTTCCATCTGGGTGCACCTCGACGAAAGGGAAAGCCACCGGATGCGCTGTTTGATGGACGAAGTATTCGGTAGTGCTGCCTACGTCGGGACGGTTCTTTGGCGGAAGAAGTACAAGGCCGGTAACAGTCTGGGGCTATCCACCGTCCACAATCCGATCCTTGTCTACGGGCGGCAGAGCCGTTGGCGTCGATCCAATGGCCTACCACCTGGTGCGGCGCAGATGGAGAAGTACAAGAACCCTGACGACGACCCCCGAGGGCGTTGGAGGATGACACACGCAGGAGACAAGACCTACCTTGTCGACCTACTCAACAAGGGGGCAATGCCGACCACCTGGTGGGACTACGACGACTCGGGGCATACCGAGACGGGAACGAACGAGAGTGAGGCCCTGTTTGGGGAGGCGTTCTCTACCCCCAAGCCCGAGCGCCTAATGGAACGCGTCATTCACGTCGCTACGAATCCTGGGGACACTGTGATTGACGTATTCGGAGGGTCTGGGACGACCGCTGCGGTGGCGCACAAGATGGGCCGCCGGTGGGTAACGGCAGAGATTCTGCCGGACACGGTTGCCCAGTTCACGGAGCCGCGTCTGCGGATGGTGGTGGACGGGGAGCATGGCGGCATCTCGGAGAGGGTCGGCTGGTCTGGCGGGGGCGGGTTCCGCACCGTGACGGTTGGGCCGTCTATGTACGAGGCGACGCCATACGGCGTGATGCTGGCCGGATGGGCGACGAACGGCCGGTTTGCCCGCGCTGTCGCCGGACAGTTGGGTTTCACTTTCCAGTCGGACGCGGCACCGTTCTGCGGCCAGCGGGGCCGGATGCGTCTGGCGGTGCTGGACGGTGCCGTCGGCCCGGAGGAAGTGCGGGAGATTGTGGGTGCCCTCGGGGAGCGGGAGCGGGTCACGATCGTGGCGAAGGTGGTGCTGCCGGACGCCGAGCAGGTGCTGAAACGGCTGTCGGCTGGCTCGGTGATTCGGAAGGCGCCGCGTGACGTGTTGGAGGCGCGTCGCCGCCGACGCAGGACGACGGTACCCGCCGATACTGTTGAGCAACGTGCAGCCGACCTGAGCGGGGGTGAACAGCAGTGAGCATCGTGGAGTATGACGGGGCTGCGGTTGCTGAGATCGCCACCTACCTGGATATGCGGAAGCCGAACGCTGCCGCCCTGGACAAGATCGCCCAAGCGTTGAACGAGCGGGAACCCGGCGCTGAGATCGTCGCTGATCTCGCCACCGGTGTTGGGAAGACATACATCGCGGGAGGGCTACTGGACTACCTGTACGAGCAGGGAGTCCGCAACGTTGTCATCATCACGCCGGGTTCCACGATTCAGCGGAAGACGATCGCGAACCTCACCCCCGGGAACCGCAAATACCTACAGGGTTTGAAGTGCGAGCCGGAGGTCATCACGCTGGATGACCTGGAACGGGGCGCTGTCGCACAGGCTCTGGACAACCCCGACCAAATGAAGGTTGTTGTCCTGACGGTGCAGTCGCTGCTGCGACCCAACACGAAGGACAACCGGCGGGCCTACCTAGAACACGAAACGCTCAGTATCTCTCTGTCGGACTACCTCAAAGGCGTGGACGACCTGGTTGTGATTGCCGACGAGCACCACATCTACTTCAACAAGACGGCCAAACAGTTCCGTAAGGCAATCGAGGGGTTGCACCCGGCCGCTTTGATCGGCCTGACAGCGACACCTCATTCATCCACCGGCCCGGCGAACATCGTGTACCAGTACCCACTCGCGGAAGCGATCGCCGACGGGTTCGTGAAGATACCCGTCCTCGTGGCGCGGCAGGACAGGAAATCTGACCTGAGGACACAAATGGCTGACGGTGTTTCGCTGCTCCACGCGAAAGAAAACGCGATGCGGCTCTACTGCCAAGACACCGGTAGGCAGAAAGACTACGTGCAGCCGGTGATGTTCGTCGTCGCGTCCAGCATTGACGAGGCGAACCAGATCGCGACAATGCTCGCCGGATCCGACTACCTCGGCAGCCCCGACAGTGTTCTCCTCGTCACCTCTGAGGAGCCGGACACAATCACGAAGCAACTAGACGAACTGGAACACCCGGACTCTCCAATCCGGGCCGTCGTCTCCGTTCAGATGCTCGGCATCGGCTGGGACGTCAAGAACGTGTACGTCGTCGCCGCAGTCAGGGCGCTGGAATCTGAACTGCTGACCGAGCAGATACTCGGACGCGGACTGCGGCTGCCGTTCGGGCGGCGCACCGGCATCCCGATGCTGGACACCGTCGAAGTCCTGTCCCACCACGCGTTCGCCGAACTGTTGAAACAAGCGAAGGTGCTCCTCGCGCAGACCCTCGGGGACCGGGCTGAGGAAGCGACCGGGAACGCGTCCGTGACCGACGGTGTGCGTGGCCAAGACGTGAACCTTGACCAGCCTGAACTCCCCACACCCGTCGTGGACGATCCGAACGTAACCATCAGTGTGTCCCTGCCGGGCCGGGCCGGTGCCGCCGACCAAGGCCCGGACCTGTTCAACCAGGACACCTGGGACGAAGACGCAGACGACACAGCCGACCACCAGGTCATCGGACTCTCAACCGTGGACGCCCGCCTCACCGAAGGTGAACGCACCAAGGAAACCCTGGCGACCCCCCTCAAACCGAGAACCCCAAACGGCACCCACCTGCCGCTCCACCTCCCGAAAGTCACCTACAAGACCGTCCGGCCCGTGTTCTCCCTCGCCACAATCGATCTGAACGCCGTGGAAGCCCGGGGTGCCATGTTCGCCAACGACAACGCCCCCACCCTGCAACGGAAAGTCGTGAATGCCCACCGGGACGACAGCGGCGACATCGCAGTGACCATCAGCGACGCCCAAGACGCCGTCGTGGCAGCCACCCTCCCCATCCCGTTCAACGAGATCGAAAGTGACCTGGTCGGACGACTGTTACGAACCAACGCCTTCCCGCAGTCCACCACCGAACTGAACGCCGCCATCGAAATCGCCCGCGCATTCCTCAAAGGCGCACAGGTGACGAATGAAACCCCGTGGCGACCCGAGCACGGACGGCTCGCGACCGAAAGCCTCGCCAACTACCTCGCCCAGAAGGAGAGCGAACTGGACGTCAAGATCGTGGCCGAAGTGGCGCTTACTCGCTGGCCAGACCCGCCCGAGGTCACCCAGGGCCAACCACCCGCCGACAGGCAACAGATCACCCACAGTCACGACTTCCAGCGCAGTTACCCCTACACCGGTTGGAACAAGTCGTTCTACCCGGTAGTCGCGTTCGACTCCTACTCCGCTGAGTTCCGGCTCGCCGAACGCCTAGAAGCCAGCCCGAACGTCAAAGCGTGGCAACGCATCAACTGGAACGTCCCCCTGGCCATCACCTACCGGTTCAACGACGGCAACAAGACCTACATCCCTGACTTCATCGTCGTGGAAGACGACGGCACCACCGAAGGTCGCTACTGGATCGTGGAAGGCAAAGCGAACAAGGACTTGATGGACCCGATCGTGATCGCCAAACGCGAAGCCGCGAAGCGCTGGGTGGACG
This window encodes:
- a CDS encoding DEAD/DEAH box helicase family protein, which codes for MSIVEYDGAAVAEIATYLDMRKPNAAALDKIAQALNEREPGAEIVADLATGVGKTYIAGGLLDYLYEQGVRNVVIITPGSTIQRKTIANLTPGNRKYLQGLKCEPEVITLDDLERGAVAQALDNPDQMKVVVLTVQSLLRPNTKDNRRAYLEHETLSISLSDYLKGVDDLVVIADEHHIYFNKTAKQFRKAIEGLHPAALIGLTATPHSSTGPANIVYQYPLAEAIADGFVKIPVLVARQDRKSDLRTQMADGVSLLHAKENAMRLYCQDTGRQKDYVQPVMFVVASSIDEANQIATMLAGSDYLGSPDSVLLVTSEEPDTITKQLDELEHPDSPIRAVVSVQMLGIGWDVKNVYVVAAVRALESELLTEQILGRGLRLPFGRRTGIPMLDTVEVLSHHAFAELLKQAKVLLAQTLGDRAEEATGNASVTDGVRGQDVNLDQPELPTPVVDDPNVTISVSLPGRAGAADQGPDLFNQDTWDEDADDTADHQVIGLSTVDARLTEGERTKETLATPLKPRTPNGTHLPLHLPKVTYKTVRPVFSLATIDLNAVEARGAMFANDNAPTLQRKVVNAHRDDSGDIAVTISDAQDAVVAATLPIPFNEIESDLVGRLLRTNAFPQSTTELNAAIEIARAFLKGAQVTNETPWRPEHGRLATESLANYLAQKESELDVKIVAEVALTRWPDPPEVTQGQPPADRQQITHSHDFQRSYPYTGWNKSFYPVVAFDSYSAEFRLAERLEASPNVKAWQRINWNVPLAITYRFNDGNKTYIPDFIVVEDDGTTEGRYWIVEGKANKDLMDPIVIAKREAAKRWVDAVNASADVPTKWGYLLASESVIANAHDWNGLKVAGTVHQ
- a CDS encoding site-specific DNA-methyltransferase, with amino-acid sequence MTPNGSPRQPVRPRPRLELVWPGKDQFLLTPSDDNGKPVWVEPDHPAAHEVRISDLTGAYGAVNDTDPYADSLLFIGDGLDVLRILTEVPEYRRHYRGKVKLIYIDPPFNTGQTFTHYDDWMEHSTWLSFMRDRLILAKELLAPDGSIWVHLDERESHRMRCLMDEVFGSAAYVGTVLWRKKYKAGNSLGLSTVHNPILVYGRQSRWRRSNGLPPGAAQMEKYKNPDDDPRGRWRMTHAGDKTYLVDLLNKGAMPTTWWDYDDSGHTETGTNESEALFGEAFSTPKPERLMERVIHVATNPGDTVIDVFGGSGTTAAVAHKMGRRWVTAEILPDTVAQFTEPRLRMVVDGEHGGISERVGWSGGGGFRTVTVGPSMYEATPYGVMLAGWATNGRFARAVAGQLGFTFQSDAAPFCGQRGRMRLAVLDGAVGPEEVREIVGALGERERVTIVAKVVLPDAEQVLKRLSAGSVIRKAPRDVLEARRRRRRTTVPADTVEQRAADLSGGEQQ